Proteins encoded within one genomic window of Streptomyces sp. NBC_01314:
- a CDS encoding ScbA/BarX family gamma-butyrolactone biosynthesis protein, translated as MSAITFRTERAIPSTSPTAQDTSAPAGTGVLRYPSLTTTVPKEYVHRASVAEVMLTDWERTGQDRFTVSAQWPRGHSFFTAAEGRHDPLIAAETIRQAGALLAHAEFGVPLGHHFLMWDLAIDVRPEHLLVGGAPASLELDISCPEIKRRGRSLAGLRYEAVIRRDGQIVADAGASFSCTSPAVYRRVRAHRTPDSDLRRLPLTAPVAPQSVGRMSPMDVVLSPLTENHRWQLRVDSRHPVLFDHPVDHVPGMVLIEAARQATATVLGRSFLPQTLTSTFHRYAELDTPCIIEAHPAPGTAPGHNTPVQVNGHQDNKPVFRCTVTPAPPTT; from the coding sequence ATGTCTGCGATCACGTTCCGCACAGAACGCGCGATACCCAGCACTTCGCCCACCGCTCAGGACACCTCGGCACCGGCAGGGACGGGCGTGCTGCGCTACCCGTCCCTGACCACCACGGTCCCCAAGGAGTACGTCCACCGCGCCAGCGTCGCCGAGGTCATGCTCACCGACTGGGAACGCACCGGCCAGGACCGCTTCACGGTGAGCGCCCAGTGGCCCCGCGGGCACAGCTTCTTCACCGCCGCCGAAGGCCGCCACGACCCGCTCATCGCGGCCGAGACCATCCGCCAGGCCGGCGCACTCCTGGCCCACGCCGAATTCGGTGTCCCGCTCGGCCACCACTTCCTGATGTGGGACCTCGCCATCGACGTGCGCCCCGAACACCTCCTGGTCGGCGGCGCACCGGCGTCCCTGGAACTCGACATCAGCTGCCCGGAGATCAAACGCCGCGGCCGCAGCCTGGCAGGCCTGCGCTACGAAGCCGTGATCCGGCGCGACGGCCAGATTGTCGCAGACGCCGGCGCCTCCTTCTCCTGCACCTCACCCGCGGTCTACCGCCGCGTCCGCGCCCACCGCACACCCGACAGCGACCTCCGCAGACTCCCCCTCACCGCCCCGGTCGCACCGCAGAGCGTCGGACGGATGTCCCCCATGGACGTCGTCCTGTCCCCCCTCACCGAAAACCACCGCTGGCAGCTGAGAGTCGACAGCCGCCACCCCGTGCTCTTCGACCACCCCGTCGACCACGTCCCCGGCATGGTCCTCATCGAAGCCGCCCGCCAGGCCACCGCCACCGTCCTGGGCCGCTCCTTCCTGCCCCAGACCCTCACCAGCACCTTCCACCGCTACGCCGAACTGGACACACCCTGCATCATCGAGGCACACCCCGCCCCCGGCACAGCACCCGGCCACAACACACCCGTCCAGGTAAACGGCCACCAGGACAACAAACCCGTATTCCGCTGCACCGTCACCCCCGCACCCCCCACCACCTGA
- a CDS encoding ScbR family autoregulator-binding transcription factor: MAKQDRAIRTRRAILLAAAKVFEDHGYQAATISQILTSAGVTKGALYFHFKSKEELALGVLDAQDSHFTIPHRPGKLQELVDVVMLHSHRLQTDPMVRASVRLAMDQMATGLDRTGPFLRWSELVRELLEKAQTQGELLPHVIPARTSDVIVGSFAGIQSMSQAFSDYQDLMTRASELLRHLLPSLAQPSVIASLRLSASRGATVYEETQQQHQQQQQQQQQQHETTTTN, translated from the coding sequence ATGGCCAAGCAGGACCGAGCCATCCGCACACGCCGGGCCATCCTCCTGGCCGCGGCCAAGGTCTTCGAGGACCACGGCTACCAGGCCGCCACCATCTCCCAGATCCTCACCAGCGCCGGAGTGACCAAGGGAGCCCTGTACTTCCACTTCAAGTCCAAGGAAGAACTCGCACTGGGAGTCCTCGACGCCCAGGACAGCCACTTCACCATCCCCCACCGGCCCGGCAAACTCCAGGAACTCGTAGACGTCGTCATGCTGCACTCCCACCGCCTGCAGACCGACCCCATGGTCCGCGCCAGCGTCCGCCTGGCCATGGACCAGATGGCCACCGGCCTGGACCGCACCGGCCCCTTCCTGCGCTGGAGCGAACTCGTACGCGAACTACTCGAAAAAGCCCAGACCCAGGGCGAACTCCTCCCCCACGTCATCCCCGCCCGAACCTCCGACGTCATCGTCGGCTCCTTCGCCGGCATCCAGTCCATGTCCCAGGCCTTCAGCGACTACCAAGACCTCATGACACGCGCCAGCGAACTACTACGCCACCTGCTCCCCAGCCTCGCACAACCCTCCGTAATCGCCTCACTACGCCTCTCCGCCTCCCGCGGAGCAACCGTCTACGAAGAAACCCAACAACAACACCAGCAACAGCAACAGCAACAGCAACAGCAACACGAAACCACAACCACCAACTAA
- a CDS encoding SDR family oxidoreductase — protein sequence MKTLTGKTALVTGASRGIGRAIARRLAQEGALTAVHYGTNEQAAHHTLELISQEGGQAFAVRAELGVPGDIETLYTQLEDQLARHHKGPEIDILVNNAAISGSARIHDITPELFDHLFAVNTKTPLFLLQRALKNLPDGGRIINISSAATRIAYPESIIYSMTKGALNTLTLALAKELGPRNITVNAITPGYIETDMNKHKRNTPQAANELAAHSTFNRTGQPTDIADIVTFLASDASRWITGQTLDASGGTHL from the coding sequence ATGAAAACACTGACCGGGAAAACAGCACTGGTCACCGGAGCCAGCCGCGGAATCGGCCGGGCAATCGCCCGCAGACTCGCCCAGGAAGGAGCCCTCACCGCCGTCCACTACGGCACCAACGAACAAGCCGCCCACCACACCCTCGAACTGATCAGCCAGGAAGGCGGCCAGGCCTTCGCCGTCCGCGCCGAACTCGGCGTGCCCGGCGACATCGAAACCCTCTACACCCAACTCGAGGACCAACTCGCCCGCCACCACAAAGGACCCGAGATCGACATCCTCGTCAACAACGCCGCCATCAGCGGATCCGCCCGCATCCACGACATCACACCCGAACTCTTCGACCACCTCTTCGCCGTCAACACCAAAACACCACTCTTCCTCCTCCAACGAGCCCTGAAAAACCTCCCCGACGGCGGCCGCATCATCAACATCTCCTCCGCCGCCACCCGCATCGCCTACCCCGAATCCATCATCTACTCCATGACCAAAGGCGCCCTCAACACCCTCACCCTCGCCCTCGCCAAAGAACTCGGCCCCCGCAACATCACCGTCAACGCCATCACCCCCGGCTACATAGAAACCGACATGAACAAACACAAACGAAACACCCCCCAAGCCGCCAACGAACTCGCCGCCCACTCCACCTTCAACCGCACCGGCCAGCCCACCGACATCGCCGACATCGTCACCTTCCTCGCCTCCGACGCCTCCCGCTGGATCACCGGCCAAACCCTCGACGCCAGCGGCGGCACCCACCTCTAA
- a CDS encoding NAD-dependent epimerase/dehydratase family protein, producing MHTPAPAAGTTAPMTRTSPGAVLVVGGTGFIGRAVLKALTRRHPAHAYAPSLRVLSRRAPQTPGAQHVTGDLTDPPSLHGACSGITTVIHTASYVGRDPQKCHDINHTGTQALLTEAARHGVTRFIYVSTASVYGTGPHHGPHEEQLRPSPHSPASTTRLHAEEAVRAAGGIILRPHLIYGTGDHWFVPTLARILRHIPTWPDGPPPKTSAIAVQDLARIIAALAHQPPPHPHGDGDGDGDGDGDGDGDGDGGTYHAADPRPLPMDHLLTHLRTLLRLPPARPTPISEHRAHVHKLLPELSDHQYALLTKDHWYNTDRIWHHTQLHPGPGFETRFTATSPWYTQQLTHHT from the coding sequence ATGCACACTCCAGCCCCGGCCGCCGGCACCACCGCACCCATGACGAGGACCAGCCCCGGCGCAGTCCTCGTCGTAGGCGGCACCGGCTTCATCGGACGCGCCGTACTGAAAGCGCTGACGCGCCGACACCCGGCCCACGCATACGCGCCCAGCCTCCGCGTGCTGTCCCGAAGAGCACCCCAGACACCCGGAGCACAGCACGTGACCGGCGACCTCACCGACCCGCCCTCCCTGCACGGCGCCTGCTCCGGGATCACCACAGTGATCCACACCGCCAGCTACGTCGGACGCGACCCGCAAAAATGCCACGACATCAACCACACCGGCACGCAGGCCCTGCTGACCGAGGCCGCTCGTCACGGCGTCACCCGCTTCATCTACGTCAGCACCGCCTCCGTCTACGGCACCGGCCCCCACCACGGCCCCCACGAAGAACAGCTCCGGCCCTCACCCCACTCACCGGCCAGCACCACCCGCCTGCACGCCGAAGAAGCCGTACGCGCCGCGGGCGGCATCATCCTGCGCCCCCACCTCATCTACGGCACCGGCGACCACTGGTTCGTCCCCACCCTCGCCCGCATCCTCCGCCACATCCCCACATGGCCGGACGGACCACCGCCGAAAACCTCCGCCATCGCAGTCCAGGACCTCGCGCGCATCATCGCCGCCCTGGCCCACCAACCCCCACCACACCCCCACGGCGACGGCGACGGCGACGGCGACGGCGACGGCGACGGCGACGGCGACGGCGACGGCGGAACCTACCACGCGGCCGACCCCCGCCCCCTGCCCATGGACCACCTCCTCACCCACCTGCGAACCCTGCTGCGCCTCCCACCCGCCCGCCCCACACCCATCAGCGAACACCGGGCACACGTACACAAACTTCTACCCGAACTCTCCGACCACCAGTACGCCCTCCTCACCAAAGACCACTGGTACAACACCGACCGCATCTGGCACCACACACAACTCCACCCCGGCCCAGGCTTCGAAACACGATTCACCGCCACCTCCCCCTGGTACACACAACAGCTCACCCACCACACCTAA